One genomic region from Yersinia canariae encodes:
- a CDS encoding acyl carrier protein, which produces MSQINPQECWLKSELAQIRAYAGAAQSLDLQARLILDLHIDSLEMLELVSAVENHTQQPLDDKTWMEWYRVQDVLDYLTKGN; this is translated from the coding sequence ATGAGCCAGATAAACCCTCAGGAGTGTTGGCTTAAATCAGAATTAGCCCAGATCCGAGCTTATGCTGGCGCAGCACAAAGCTTAGATTTACAAGCGCGCCTGATTCTTGATTTGCATATCGACTCTTTGGAGATGCTGGAGTTGGTATCCGCGGTGGAGAATCATACACAACAGCCGCTGGACGATAAAACCTGGATGGAATGGTATCGGGTACAAGATGTTTTGGATTATTTAACCAAAGGTAATTGA
- the tssL gene encoding type VI secretion system protein TssL, short form has product MRQEIDIDQLMTETWLTVTLLRHGAVTPDGNALYQNCLKQVENVRETLKKAGYDDASIEHISYAQCALLDETVMSRKSVGTDDSGAISADEGQRAWRAAPLQARFFGSLHAGEAIWDRIAEVLRQPAPITAVLTCYHRVLSLGFQGLYSVKTVSQTQRDETLKALNERVSPPDIGLSLIVHKTGRRHYSLLRSVWFWVIFAVVLTAGVWWGGHHWLQTLLSAQMPELRH; this is encoded by the coding sequence ATGAGACAAGAAATCGATATTGACCAATTAATGACGGAAACCTGGCTAACGGTCACCTTGCTGCGCCATGGTGCTGTCACGCCTGATGGTAATGCGCTCTATCAAAATTGTCTAAAGCAGGTTGAGAATGTTCGTGAAACGCTGAAAAAAGCGGGATACGACGACGCCAGTATTGAGCATATTTCCTATGCGCAGTGTGCTCTGCTTGATGAAACAGTGATGAGCCGTAAATCAGTGGGTACCGATGACAGTGGGGCTATCAGTGCTGACGAGGGGCAGCGTGCTTGGCGAGCAGCCCCGCTTCAGGCACGTTTTTTTGGTTCGCTACATGCGGGTGAGGCAATTTGGGATCGTATTGCTGAAGTGCTACGTCAACCCGCGCCTATCACTGCGGTATTGACGTGCTATCACCGGGTGCTTTCTCTCGGTTTTCAGGGGCTGTACAGCGTGAAAACGGTTAGCCAGACCCAGAGAGATGAAACGCTGAAAGCCTTGAACGAACGTGTTTCACCACCGGATATCGGTTTATCCCTGATAGTCCACAAAACCGGCCGTCGGCACTACAGCCTGCTACGCTCGGTTTGGTTTTGGGTCATCTTTGCTGTAGTGCTAACGGCGGGCGTCTGGTGGGGAGGGCATCACTGGTTGCAAACGTTGTTGTCTGCTCAGATGCCGGAGTTGCGCCACTAA
- the sctE gene encoding type III secretion system translocon subunit SctE, with amino-acid sequence MVDITQASCERINSIHTFTQGVNINQIRDDSTKNLLALEDACRELASTEQERRHRHEGEPQLAKPKMTLAQASSGAAVYQQPAEENVSARMYAKANSNTPSKSSGFNATASLIGSMATLRQLLHDGNLSELRGRLQMINAESTSLRAQGEKLLSELEKGTGELQNVNDKATECEQAFLQSKAAVKALTQQMQSTQEQRVDTNKQLTQVQQNLSQATSDLKALSTPTPTPAPTPTSAQTPEQQQQHQLLTETIRALTSKQNALQASSQQLSNNLTVLDGKLEAAQFNTVQANNNYKQMLSQATVIAQQADNNRKEINSFIENSTRPPQIEGERWESSLAILTLLTAQLKKALNDDSIKNMRQQQEVMETISEASRKDSEKKAEEAEEAQRKADEANKAASCASKVFGYIMLAVSVVATVASFGTAAPLTLAIAAIGIAMTVADIVLQETGNSSLMQMLATEISSGITDMLIQFGVPEEKAKEIGNIMGMVLAAVAFLAISLFSISSFVKNAGQVVAKVAKNASQHVANLMKSAVKALPREFVNSMGKVGSKATNLSKPLAKIADKTDDVAKAADKASNVGKVTNVTARKVEMGLNGTNMALGVTNTAVSGGLNLHASSLIGDMKEMLAHMMLNNAVIQAIDELLKALIKTMSKSYDQINEMFEGMISALNESGNAKANMMKSSFA; translated from the coding sequence ATGGTAGATATAACGCAGGCCAGCTGTGAACGTATTAATAGTATTCACACATTTACTCAGGGCGTGAATATTAATCAGATACGTGATGACAGCACCAAAAATCTCTTGGCTCTGGAGGATGCCTGTCGGGAACTGGCATCAACAGAGCAGGAGCGCCGTCATCGCCACGAGGGGGAACCGCAACTGGCGAAGCCAAAGATGACTTTGGCTCAGGCTTCCTCTGGGGCGGCAGTTTATCAGCAACCGGCAGAAGAGAATGTCAGTGCCAGAATGTATGCTAAGGCAAACTCAAATACCCCCAGCAAGTCCTCCGGCTTTAACGCTACAGCATCACTGATTGGCTCAATGGCGACACTGCGCCAGCTATTACATGATGGCAATCTGAGCGAGTTGCGCGGACGTCTGCAAATGATTAATGCCGAATCCACTTCTTTGCGTGCTCAGGGTGAGAAACTGTTGTCGGAGCTGGAAAAAGGTACCGGTGAGCTACAGAACGTAAATGATAAGGCTACAGAGTGCGAGCAGGCTTTTCTGCAAAGTAAAGCGGCCGTGAAAGCACTAACACAGCAGATGCAAAGTACTCAGGAACAACGTGTTGATACTAATAAGCAATTGACACAAGTGCAGCAAAACTTGAGCCAGGCGACGTCTGATCTCAAAGCACTTTCAACACCAACACCAACACCAGCACCAACACCTACATCCGCGCAGACTCCCGAACAGCAACAACAGCATCAGTTGCTGACGGAGACTATCAGGGCACTGACCAGCAAGCAAAATGCATTACAGGCAAGTAGCCAGCAACTGTCCAATAATCTCACCGTGCTAGACGGCAAACTGGAAGCAGCCCAATTTAATACTGTACAGGCTAACAATAACTATAAGCAAATGCTGAGTCAGGCGACCGTAATAGCCCAGCAGGCAGATAATAATCGTAAAGAAATCAACAGTTTTATTGAAAACTCTACCCGCCCGCCACAAATTGAGGGCGAGCGCTGGGAGAGTTCGTTAGCAATACTGACATTGCTAACCGCGCAACTGAAAAAAGCGCTGAATGATGATTCCATTAAAAACATGCGCCAGCAGCAAGAGGTGATGGAAACCATCAGTGAGGCCTCTCGTAAAGATTCAGAGAAAAAAGCTGAAGAAGCCGAAGAGGCGCAGCGTAAAGCTGATGAGGCAAATAAAGCGGCTTCCTGTGCCAGTAAAGTCTTTGGTTACATCATGTTGGCGGTGTCAGTTGTAGCAACTGTCGCCTCCTTTGGTACTGCGGCACCACTGACGTTGGCCATCGCGGCAATTGGTATTGCCATGACAGTCGCCGATATTGTGCTGCAAGAAACCGGAAACAGCAGTTTGATGCAGATGCTGGCGACGGAAATCTCATCGGGTATTACCGATATGCTGATTCAGTTCGGCGTACCGGAAGAGAAAGCCAAAGAGATTGGCAATATTATGGGCATGGTGCTGGCGGCTGTCGCATTCCTCGCGATTTCTCTCTTTTCTATCTCCTCATTTGTCAAAAATGCCGGTCAGGTTGTGGCGAAAGTCGCGAAAAATGCCAGTCAACATGTGGCTAACCTGATGAAAAGTGCTGTGAAAGCGCTGCCTCGCGAGTTCGTCAACAGCATGGGTAAGGTGGGGAGTAAGGCCACGAATCTCAGTAAGCCGTTGGCGAAAATTGCTGACAAAACAGACGATGTGGCAAAAGCCGCTGACAAGGCCAGCAATGTGGGCAAAGTGACGAATGTGACCGCCCGTAAAGTCGAAATGGGCCTTAATGGCACCAATATGGCGCTAGGGGTGACCAATACCGCCGTCAGTGGTGGGCTGAATTTACATGCCAGTAGCTTGATTGGCGATATGAAAGAGATGTTGGCACATATGATGCTGAACAATGCAGTCATCCAGGCCATCGACGAATTATTAAAGGCATTGATTAAGACCATGTCTAAAAGTTATGACCAGATCAATGAGATGTTTGAAGGCATGATCTCGGCGTTGAATGAATCCGGCAATGCAAAAGCCAACATGATGAAAAGCAGCTTTGCTTAA
- a CDS encoding IpaD/SipD/SspD family type III secretion system needle tip protein, which produces MTTSISFPQHAPERMHSAKMPVTTDIKDNKQVMSLQDMKLSIQPQFQADPYTYAQQLLDSNSHLLPSPKSDSYVLLGENSVSTDADKTMEASRQLGRNLKQSSDAHGAAASRVKRAVADAGEVGSPPHIEALKDLISSIHGDYQTNYAKINEGAAKFMKDVNTALGTISNFISAGKDGKIVFEAEDFAKSLHKGLQGYTVYSVQNTNDYKEWSQWNNDTIPIHIFKGDEKTLDFWTKKLGDGFIVRRPPHTSDEITIQIVPNLEPIRNIFSSISNIKGPWNGNEMQSQVFQSLQTAIDSQKSSVNNSVSQLLERFRQDNSTFETMIQLLTKMTEDLHRYNAGYFQ; this is translated from the coding sequence ATGACAACTTCTATTTCATTCCCACAACATGCGCCGGAACGGATGCATAGCGCGAAGATGCCCGTCACGACTGACATCAAAGACAACAAGCAGGTAATGTCCTTGCAGGATATGAAGTTATCTATCCAGCCGCAATTTCAGGCCGATCCTTATACTTATGCGCAACAGTTGCTGGACAGCAATAGCCATTTACTCCCTTCGCCAAAGTCTGATTCATATGTTTTGTTGGGCGAGAACTCTGTTTCAACTGATGCAGATAAGACAATGGAGGCGTCTCGTCAGTTGGGGCGCAACTTAAAGCAAAGTAGTGATGCTCATGGTGCCGCCGCAAGCAGAGTGAAACGGGCTGTTGCAGATGCTGGTGAGGTAGGGTCGCCACCGCATATAGAGGCACTGAAAGATTTGATTTCCTCAATACATGGCGACTATCAGACAAATTACGCCAAAATTAATGAGGGTGCCGCCAAATTTATGAAGGATGTTAATACAGCACTCGGGACAATTAGCAATTTCATTTCTGCTGGCAAAGATGGAAAGATAGTATTCGAGGCCGAAGACTTTGCGAAAAGTTTGCATAAGGGATTGCAAGGTTACACCGTATATTCAGTCCAAAACACAAATGATTATAAAGAATGGTCTCAATGGAATAACGATACAATACCTATTCATATTTTTAAAGGGGATGAAAAAACATTAGATTTCTGGACGAAAAAACTGGGAGACGGTTTTATTGTGCGAAGACCACCGCATACGTCGGATGAAATTACTATTCAGATAGTACCCAATTTGGAACCTATCAGAAATATTTTCTCAAGTATATCTAATATCAAAGGCCCTTGGAATGGGAATGAAATGCAGTCGCAAGTTTTCCAGAGCCTACAAACTGCTATTGATAGCCAAAAAAGCTCCGTCAATAATAGCGTGTCACAACTGTTGGAACGGTTTCGTCAGGATAATAGTACCTTTGAAACCATGATTCAGTTGCTAACAAAAATGACGGAAGATTTACACCGTTATAATGCTGGATATTTCCAATAA
- the tssK gene encoding type VI secretion system baseplate subunit TssK, which produces MKIYRPLWSEGALLSPQQFQQQSEWESFRSAGVSALASPFPWGAEKVEFDDNLLSSGLIQIRHLRLWLPDGTLVDTLNSDLSPEVRELNSEQLVAQESVTVVLALPLMQTGMSNVQQEASAAERPLRYREGWVTVPDVFGSEEESMAVAHFNLSVRYQHENNESWKTCAVTRLVRDGQGGWRQDPTFIPPMALFSASFALRERLVLLNRQLRSRRQRLMSMRRESNERLADFAVADVSLFWLLNALNSHARVLTEYERFPARHPEQVWAELARLAGSMLTFSLDSDLDAIPGYDHAEPGNTFPPLFDLITNLLEASLPSRVIALEMSRPDEQTWKASLHDARLREDADFYLSVRSDIPAWQIAERFPALCKAGSPDEVNEIYSAALNGIPLIAVSRVPAALPVRLENQYFALDMESVAAHDMLDQGVCMFYVPSLLGALELELFAVLRS; this is translated from the coding sequence ATGAAAATTTATCGTCCGTTATGGAGCGAGGGGGCATTGCTGTCCCCTCAGCAGTTCCAGCAACAGTCCGAGTGGGAATCCTTCAGGAGTGCCGGCGTGTCAGCACTGGCTTCCCCATTCCCGTGGGGCGCGGAAAAGGTGGAGTTTGATGACAATTTACTGTCTTCTGGACTGATACAAATCCGGCACCTTCGGCTCTGGCTTCCTGATGGCACCTTGGTTGATACGTTAAACAGTGATTTATCCCCTGAAGTCCGAGAACTTAACTCTGAGCAACTTGTTGCTCAAGAGTCAGTGACCGTTGTTCTTGCGCTGCCGTTGATGCAAACGGGGATGTCTAATGTACAGCAGGAGGCATCGGCTGCTGAGCGACCTCTGCGTTACCGCGAAGGGTGGGTTACGGTTCCTGATGTCTTTGGTTCTGAAGAAGAATCCATGGCAGTGGCGCATTTTAATCTGTCCGTCCGTTATCAACATGAAAATAATGAGTCGTGGAAGACCTGCGCGGTGACTCGTTTAGTTCGTGACGGGCAGGGGGGATGGCGTCAGGATCCTACCTTCATTCCTCCGATGGCACTTTTCTCTGCCAGTTTCGCTTTACGTGAACGTCTGGTTTTACTGAATCGTCAATTACGGTCACGCCGCCAGCGTTTGATGTCGATGCGTCGTGAAAGTAACGAACGCTTGGCTGATTTCGCAGTGGCTGATGTTTCTCTCTTCTGGCTGCTCAATGCTCTCAACTCTCATGCCCGTGTTCTGACTGAATATGAACGTTTTCCCGCTCGTCATCCTGAGCAGGTATGGGCTGAATTGGCTCGTTTGGCGGGGAGTATGCTGACCTTCTCCCTCGACAGCGACCTTGACGCGATACCTGGGTATGATCATGCAGAACCAGGAAATACCTTCCCGCCGTTGTTTGATCTCATCACGAACCTATTAGAAGCCAGCTTGCCATCTAGGGTGATAGCTTTGGAAATGTCACGTCCTGATGAGCAAACATGGAAAGCATCCTTGCACGATGCTCGTTTACGTGAAGACGCTGATTTTTATCTGTCTGTTCGTTCTGATATTCCTGCGTGGCAAATTGCGGAGCGATTCCCTGCACTTTGTAAAGCCGGTTCCCCAGATGAAGTGAATGAGATCTACAGCGCGGCACTTAACGGCATTCCACTGATTGCTGTTAGTCGAGTCCCTGCTGCATTGCCCGTACGTCTGGAAAATCAGTATTTTGCACTCGACATGGAAAGTGTGGCTGCCCACGACATGCTGGACCAAGGCGTATGCATGTTCTATGTCCCGTCTCTTCTGGGCGCTCTGGAACTTGAACTATTTGCGGTGTTACGTTCATGA
- the tssB gene encoding type VI secretion system contractile sheath small subunit — MSSSSFQNEIPKARINIKLDLHTGGAQKKMELPLKLLVMGDYSNGQEQRPLSEREKLNINKNNFNSVLAEFQPSLKLAVPDTLAGDNTDTAVALTFRDMKDFEPESVARQIPQLRALLAMRNLLRDLKSNLLDNATFRRELENILKDEALSDELRAELAALAPKDC; from the coding sequence ATGTCCTCTTCAAGCTTTCAAAATGAAATACCAAAAGCACGCATTAATATTAAATTAGATCTACACACTGGCGGTGCCCAAAAGAAAATGGAACTGCCTTTGAAGTTGTTGGTGATGGGGGATTACAGCAATGGTCAGGAACAGCGCCCACTGTCTGAGCGTGAAAAGCTCAATATCAACAAAAACAATTTTAATAGTGTTTTGGCTGAATTCCAACCGAGTCTGAAACTCGCTGTCCCTGATACCTTGGCTGGCGATAACACCGATACCGCCGTTGCCCTGACTTTCCGTGACATGAAAGATTTCGAGCCGGAAAGTGTGGCCCGTCAAATCCCGCAACTACGTGCCTTATTGGCAATGCGCAACCTGCTACGTGACCTCAAATCCAATCTGCTGGACAACGCCACTTTCCGTCGTGAATTGGAAAATATCCTTAAAGACGAAGCACTGAGCGATGAGCTGCGTGCTGAGCTGGCGGCATTGGCCCCAAAAGACTGTTAA
- the sicA gene encoding type III secretion system translocator chaperone SicA: MNQKHDAAQSQSEDMDIVFDELCQALMDGASYKDIHGIPQSTMDGLYAYAYEFYQQGKLDEAETFFRFLSIYDFYNTDYIMGLAAVYQLTKRYEKSAELYSLAFILAKNDYRPLFHAGQCNLMMKKSSAALHCFESTFNGSNDSELKQKSSVYLTALKKNLTENEPAEE, from the coding sequence ATGAACCAGAAGCATGATGCAGCACAAAGTCAAAGTGAAGATATGGATATTGTTTTTGACGAACTTTGCCAGGCATTAATGGATGGTGCCAGTTATAAAGATATTCATGGTATTCCACAAAGCACCATGGACGGGCTTTATGCCTATGCTTACGAATTTTACCAGCAAGGTAAATTGGATGAAGCAGAAACATTTTTCCGTTTTCTCAGTATTTATGATTTTTATAATACTGATTATATCATGGGATTAGCGGCGGTTTATCAATTGACAAAACGTTATGAGAAATCTGCGGAACTTTATTCTTTGGCTTTTATCCTGGCAAAGAATGACTACCGCCCATTATTTCATGCCGGGCAGTGTAATTTAATGATGAAAAAAAGTAGTGCTGCGTTGCATTGTTTTGAAAGTACTTTTAATGGCAGTAATGATTCGGAGTTGAAACAAAAATCCTCTGTTTATTTGACTGCATTAAAGAAAAACCTGACAGAAAATGAACCAGCAGAAGAATAA
- a CDS encoding EscU/YscU/HrcU family type III secretion system export apparatus switch protein, with protein sequence MAEKTEKPTDKKIRDSAKKGQSFKSKDMVAAVVLVAGAFAISGFSSLFGLGSLLQKILLSPSSIGVEALLDELYSLFLQAVVPVLLACFLPGAIISLLQSRFRLATEALKIDFSHLNPISGFKKIFSLRSLKELVKAFLYLLVFSISAILFFILWRQEIFMLYRTTINGMIGQWAHLCITFIIVFLAVALLILLIDTMTEFFLFMKDLKMEKQEVKKERKDNDGDPHIKSTRRGLHQELLSEEIKSNVRDSTFIMANPTHIAMAIYFNTDIAPLPFIMMKNRGLQAKAIITYAEQQGVPVVRDIPLARQLWRNYRKDSFIDEQGLDDVMQIINWLIRIELESMGIDVDAALKQLEENHAAQQACASETDDSQHH encoded by the coding sequence ATGGCGGAAAAAACAGAAAAACCCACAGACAAAAAGATTCGTGACTCGGCAAAGAAAGGGCAAAGTTTTAAAAGTAAGGATATGGTTGCCGCAGTGGTATTGGTTGCAGGGGCTTTTGCTATTTCGGGTTTTTCCAGCTTATTTGGATTAGGCAGTTTACTGCAAAAAATTTTGCTCTCACCTTCTTCAATAGGTGTCGAGGCATTACTGGACGAGCTTTACAGCTTATTTTTGCAAGCGGTTGTCCCGGTGTTATTGGCCTGTTTTTTACCGGGGGCTATTATTTCGTTGCTACAAAGCCGTTTCCGTTTGGCGACAGAAGCATTAAAAATTGATTTTTCTCACCTAAACCCGATTTCTGGTTTTAAAAAAATCTTTTCTCTGCGCTCATTAAAAGAATTGGTGAAAGCATTTCTTTATTTATTGGTCTTTAGCATATCAGCAATACTGTTCTTTATTCTTTGGCGGCAGGAGATATTCATGCTCTACCGCACGACAATTAATGGAATGATTGGTCAGTGGGCACACCTATGTATTACTTTTATTATCGTGTTCCTGGCCGTGGCATTATTGATTTTACTCATTGACACCATGACTGAGTTTTTCTTATTTATGAAAGATTTAAAAATGGAAAAGCAGGAGGTGAAAAAAGAGCGCAAAGATAATGATGGCGATCCTCATATTAAAAGTACCCGTAGAGGTTTGCATCAGGAATTATTGTCAGAGGAGATAAAATCGAATGTTCGTGACTCGACTTTTATCATGGCTAATCCAACACATATTGCCATGGCAATTTATTTTAATACTGACATAGCGCCGCTGCCATTTATTATGATGAAAAATCGGGGATTACAGGCAAAAGCGATAATTACCTACGCCGAACAGCAAGGCGTGCCAGTTGTAAGGGATATTCCCTTAGCACGACAGCTATGGCGAAATTATCGCAAAGACAGTTTTATTGATGAACAGGGGCTGGATGATGTAATGCAAATCATTAACTGGCTGATACGTATTGAACTGGAAAGCATGGGCATTGATGTTGATGCCGCACTCAAGCAGCTAGAGGAAAATCATGCTGCGCAGCAAGCTTGCGCGTCAGAAACTGATGACAGTCAACACCATTAA
- the tssC gene encoding type VI secretion system contractile sheath large subunit: MLMSVQENSAQGNATVLEKNRPLAQGVYASLFEKISLNPVSSLTGLDAFQNSDALAEATTDERVTAAVSVFLDLLKQSSKKVEKLDKTLLDGHIAALDDQISRQLDAVMHHPDFQRVESTWRGVKSLIDQTDFRQNVRIELLDISKDHLVQDFEDAPEIVQSGLYTQTYIQEYDTPGGEPIAAAISNYEFDRSPQDIALLRNISKVAAAAHMPFIGSVGPEFFGKENMEEVAAIKDIGNYFDRAEYIKWKAFRDSDDSRYIGLTMPRVLGRLPYGPDTVPVRSFNYVEQVKGPDHDRYLWTNASFAFAANMVKSFIKNGWCVQIRGPQAGGAVTNLPIHLYDLGTGNQVKIPSEVMIPETREFEFANLGFIPLSYYKNRDYSCFFSANSAQKPALYDTADATANSRINARLPYIFLLSRIAHYLKLIQRENIGTTKDRRLLELELNNWIRTLVTEMTDPGDDLQASHPLRDAKVTVEDIEDNPGFFRVKLYAVPHFQVEGMDVNLSLVSQMPKAKA; encoded by the coding sequence ATGTTGATGTCTGTACAGGAAAATAGTGCGCAGGGTAATGCGACCGTATTAGAAAAAAACCGTCCCTTAGCGCAAGGGGTTTATGCTTCTTTATTTGAAAAAATCAGTCTAAATCCGGTCTCCTCATTGACGGGGCTTGATGCTTTCCAGAACAGTGATGCGCTGGCAGAAGCGACCACGGATGAGCGTGTGACTGCCGCCGTCAGTGTCTTTTTAGACTTGCTGAAGCAATCGTCGAAAAAAGTAGAAAAACTGGATAAAACCCTGCTGGATGGCCACATTGCGGCACTGGATGACCAAATCAGTCGTCAGTTGGATGCAGTGATGCATCACCCCGATTTCCAACGTGTAGAGTCCACTTGGCGTGGTGTGAAATCCCTTATTGATCAAACCGATTTCCGTCAAAACGTGCGAATCGAACTGCTGGATATCAGTAAAGATCATTTGGTTCAGGATTTTGAAGACGCCCCTGAAATCGTGCAAAGTGGCCTCTACACTCAGACTTACATTCAGGAATATGACACCCCAGGTGGCGAGCCAATTGCCGCCGCGATTTCTAACTACGAATTTGACCGTAGCCCGCAAGATATCGCCTTATTGCGCAATATCTCCAAGGTTGCAGCGGCAGCCCATATGCCGTTTATCGGTTCGGTTGGCCCCGAGTTCTTTGGTAAAGAGAACATGGAAGAAGTGGCTGCCATCAAAGATATTGGTAACTATTTCGACCGTGCCGAATACATCAAGTGGAAAGCTTTCCGCGACTCCGATGATTCACGCTATATCGGCCTGACTATGCCGCGCGTGCTGGGGCGCTTGCCATATGGCCCGGACACCGTGCCGGTGCGCAGCTTTAACTATGTTGAGCAGGTGAAAGGCCCAGACCACGACCGTTATCTGTGGACCAATGCCTCGTTTGCCTTTGCCGCCAATATGGTGAAAAGCTTCATTAAAAATGGCTGGTGTGTGCAGATCCGTGGCCCTCAGGCCGGTGGTGCAGTCACTAACTTACCTATCCATCTGTACGATTTGGGGACCGGTAATCAGGTCAAAATCCCGTCAGAAGTGATGATCCCGGAAACTCGCGAATTTGAGTTCGCTAATTTGGGCTTTATCCCACTGTCGTACTACAAAAACCGTGATTACTCCTGCTTTTTCTCGGCTAACTCTGCCCAGAAACCGGCGCTGTATGACACCGCTGATGCCACCGCCAACAGCCGTATCAACGCCCGTTTGCCGTATATCTTCTTGCTCTCACGCATTGCCCATTATCTGAAACTTATTCAGCGCGAAAATATCGGTACCACCAAAGACCGCCGTTTGTTGGAGTTGGAACTGAATAACTGGATCCGCACGCTGGTGACGGAAATGACTGATCCGGGTGATGACTTACAGGCTTCCCATCCACTGCGCGATGCGAAAGTGACTGTCGAAGATATCGAAGACAACCCAGGCTTCTTCCGCGTCAAGCTGTATGCCGTGCCGCACTTCCAGGTTGAAGGCATGGATGTGAATCTGTCATTGGTTTCGCAGATGCCGAAGGCTAAGGCATAA
- a CDS encoding IpaC/SipC family type III secretion system effector: MNTIQQTPTFSGVKINPNLAPLMAPMEAAQNTTSKLSLHDVKSATMTDFASVFGKPQLAAPLTAVNHDLMLSQLDGLEAPENTESLDDLRIAFLTTPEGFKQTLTTVMQREAAITDKSAGSLLDALATDDEEQRNLASAAQMLLGSSLLKEMNTARTGLAEGNNKVESLDSAKQREFVGIQTNDMMRFLLSMLRQVMAELNISERRINNMFSALSAEMTEKAAESTIREGQQIYHSAVIGFATSMAITGVGTGLQAGGLFKQNQIVKSHLKPANQHSVDAKKLSLNMNQTEGTAKSSVIRTSADGNPMQQATTPNPAQEAQFKQQQQRVNETQNQGDLHRQKYDQQTNKYRTLGSVTDQMTRMSDNAGQLSSASNTSAVKEAEADKMMQSAAADITRGIASDKEKQIEKSTETMKEIRGHISAMRDATVRTNQSLVKG, translated from the coding sequence ATGAACACTATCCAACAAACACCTACTTTTTCTGGCGTCAAGATTAATCCAAATCTTGCGCCGTTGATGGCCCCAATGGAGGCTGCGCAAAATACCACGAGCAAACTGAGTCTGCACGATGTTAAGTCGGCAACCATGACCGATTTCGCCAGTGTTTTCGGGAAACCACAACTGGCGGCTCCTCTGACTGCGGTTAATCATGACTTGATGCTGTCACAGCTTGATGGCTTGGAAGCACCGGAAAATACCGAGAGTTTGGATGATTTGCGTATTGCGTTTTTAACCACGCCAGAGGGATTCAAACAAACATTGACCACAGTGATGCAGCGGGAAGCGGCTATAACCGATAAGAGTGCGGGTAGCTTGCTGGATGCGCTGGCAACGGATGATGAAGAGCAACGCAATTTGGCTTCTGCGGCTCAGATGTTGCTGGGGAGCTCTTTATTGAAAGAGATGAATACGGCTCGGACAGGGCTGGCAGAGGGTAATAATAAAGTTGAATCTTTGGACTCAGCAAAGCAGCGCGAATTTGTGGGTATCCAAACCAATGACATGATGCGCTTTTTGCTCAGTATGCTGCGCCAGGTTATGGCGGAGCTCAATATCTCCGAGCGCCGTATTAATAATATGTTTTCCGCTCTCAGTGCCGAAATGACGGAGAAAGCGGCAGAGTCAACCATCCGTGAAGGGCAGCAAATCTACCATAGTGCTGTTATCGGTTTTGCTACCTCAATGGCAATTACCGGCGTTGGTACTGGGTTACAGGCAGGTGGCTTATTTAAGCAGAATCAGATAGTTAAGAGTCATCTGAAGCCAGCAAATCAGCACAGTGTTGATGCCAAAAAACTGTCACTTAATATGAATCAAACAGAAGGGACGGCTAAGAGCAGTGTTATCCGTACTAGTGCGGATGGAAATCCCATGCAGCAAGCCACAACGCCAAATCCGGCGCAAGAGGCACAATTTAAGCAGCAGCAGCAAAGGGTTAATGAAACACAAAACCAGGGCGATCTTCATCGGCAGAAATACGATCAGCAGACCAATAAATACCGCACGTTAGGCAGTGTTACTGATCAAATGACGCGAATGTCTGATAACGCCGGTCAGTTGTCGAGCGCTTCTAATACCTCGGCAGTCAAAGAGGCTGAAGCGGACAAAATGATGCAGAGCGCCGCAGCAGATATTACGCGCGGAATTGCCAGTGATAAAGAGAAGCAGATTGAGAAAAGCACTGAGACGATGAAAGAGATCCGTGGCCATATCAGCGCCATGCGTGATGCCACCGTTCGAACTAACCAAAGCCTGGTGAAGGGTTAA